A window of the Dyadobacter pollutisoli genome harbors these coding sequences:
- a CDS encoding efflux RND transporter periplasmic adaptor subunit, with product MKRLFIFLGVIAVIGLTAAKLLSNKEQTAQKVYVPDPDPKVGVKTAVAEMRKLSQESAFLGSFTPNRKVEIRPQAGGEIIRLTIEEGQFVKAGQLIAKLDDEQLRYQVEALQVTLEGYQNDLKRYEVLVKGDAVPAVNLERTQLSIRSTQAQIKQLNKQIQNTNIIAPFGGIITAKMVEKGSVVSIGTPMAEITDISSLKLVVNIPEKSINEFRTGKSIVIKTDVNPDADLKGRVTMVAAEGDDAHNYPVEITVANSQNHPLKAGMYGSIANSTDVKGEALSVPRQAIMGSAKQPQLYVVENGKAVLRSVGIGSTTNDYYEITKGLKAGDRVVTSGQINLQDGTSVIAQ from the coding sequence ATGAAACGTCTTTTTATATTTCTCGGTGTGATCGCCGTCATCGGCCTAACCGCAGCAAAGTTGCTGAGCAACAAAGAGCAGACAGCACAGAAAGTTTATGTTCCCGACCCGGACCCGAAAGTAGGTGTTAAAACAGCGGTGGCGGAAATGCGCAAATTATCTCAGGAATCGGCTTTTCTGGGCTCATTTACACCTAATCGCAAGGTCGAGATCCGTCCGCAGGCGGGTGGCGAAATCATTCGTCTGACAATCGAGGAGGGGCAATTTGTAAAGGCGGGGCAACTGATCGCCAAGCTGGACGATGAGCAACTACGTTACCAGGTGGAAGCTTTGCAAGTCACATTGGAAGGATATCAGAACGACCTGAAAAGATATGAAGTCCTGGTGAAGGGCGATGCAGTTCCGGCGGTGAACCTGGAAAGGACGCAGCTTAGTATTCGCAGCACGCAGGCGCAAATTAAACAACTGAACAAGCAGATCCAGAACACCAATATTATTGCGCCTTTTGGAGGGATCATTACTGCTAAAATGGTAGAAAAAGGTTCAGTAGTGAGCATAGGGACACCTATGGCGGAGATTACGGATATTTCTTCATTGAAACTGGTGGTTAACATCCCGGAGAAATCAATTAATGAATTTCGTACAGGTAAATCCATTGTCATTAAAACAGACGTAAATCCCGATGCCGACCTGAAAGGACGGGTGACGATGGTAGCCGCCGAAGGTGATGATGCGCACAATTACCCGGTAGAAATTACGGTGGCCAATTCGCAAAATCATCCGCTGAAAGCAGGTATGTATGGTTCCATCGCCAATTCGACAGACGTGAAAGGTGAGGCACTTTCCGTTCCGCGTCAGGCAATTATGGGATCGGCGAAGCAGCCGCAGCTATATGTGGTGGAGAATGGAAAAGCAGTGCTACGCTCGGTAGGGATCGGTTCTACCACGAACGATTACTATGAAATTACCAAAGGTTTGAAAGCAGGTGACAGGGTTGTTACGAGCGGACAGATCAATTTGCAGGATGGTACATCGGTCATTGCCCAGTAA
- a CDS encoding TolC family protein produces MKFKFHLLAVLCLLATQSLHAQDYNLSQLLDLAMKNDFSIQSARLDELKTNAKIDEVKSALLPSVNVSGDYKRYFKIPGQVVPASAFGGPEGSYSTLAFGLPYNLSTTAQVTQNLYNPSVKYALKAANLNRELTSLSTVKTKEDVAYNVTDAYYNLVTVVQQMAFLDSNLVSLDKLYKVSNLLYQNKLGQRVDVDRIIINRTTTETQLATLKDNYSQLVNLLKYYTGTPQSDSIRIVVNVSGVALPARDGFDETRRTDVALLQKQKDLNELQDRNIKSGLIPTVNAYGVANMAFYAKAGENSTFQDVPGYWAGLQLNWSVFDGLARRAKRSQNQIDKEKLNVQLRQVKESIQMEEANARNKFGVEQKNINAKKDQVALAERVYKQIQLQFKEGTVSLTDVIQSENSLLDAQSNYLTSLVQLLKAELEWKKATGSLIQK; encoded by the coding sequence ATGAAATTTAAATTTCATTTACTGGCCGTGCTATGCCTTTTAGCCACGCAAAGCCTGCATGCGCAGGACTACAATCTGAGCCAGTTGCTTGATCTGGCCATGAAAAACGATTTCAGCATTCAGTCTGCACGCCTTGACGAACTGAAAACCAATGCTAAGATTGACGAAGTGAAATCTGCCCTGTTACCGAGCGTGAATGTATCGGGTGATTATAAAAGATATTTCAAGATTCCCGGGCAGGTCGTACCGGCCAGTGCTTTCGGAGGACCGGAAGGTTCTTACAGCACATTGGCTTTTGGGTTGCCATACAATTTGTCTACTACGGCACAAGTAACTCAGAACCTGTACAATCCCTCCGTTAAATATGCTTTGAAAGCTGCCAACCTGAACCGCGAGCTGACATCATTGAGTACTGTGAAGACAAAAGAAGACGTTGCCTACAATGTAACAGACGCTTATTACAACCTTGTCACCGTGGTGCAACAAATGGCTTTTCTGGACAGTAACCTGGTGTCGCTGGACAAGCTTTATAAAGTCTCAAACCTTCTTTATCAGAACAAATTGGGCCAGAGAGTAGACGTAGACCGCATTATCATCAACAGAACTACAACAGAAACCCAGCTGGCTACATTAAAAGACAATTATAGTCAGCTGGTTAATTTGTTGAAATATTACACCGGAACACCGCAATCGGATTCTATTCGTATAGTAGTAAACGTTAGCGGTGTTGCGCTGCCGGCCCGGGATGGATTTGATGAAACAAGGCGTACTGATGTGGCGCTTTTACAAAAGCAAAAAGACCTGAACGAATTACAGGACAGGAACATTAAATCAGGATTAATTCCCACGGTAAATGCTTACGGAGTAGCCAATATGGCTTTTTATGCCAAAGCAGGGGAGAACTCCACTTTTCAGGATGTGCCGGGCTATTGGGCAGGTTTGCAGCTTAATTGGAGCGTTTTTGATGGACTTGCAAGAAGGGCCAAAAGAAGCCAGAACCAGATTGATAAGGAGAAATTGAATGTACAGTTGCGGCAGGTGAAAGAATCCATTCAAATGGAGGAGGCCAATGCTCGGAACAAGTTCGGGGTGGAGCAAAAGAACATTAACGCAAAGAAGGATCAGGTTGCACTGGCGGAACGGGTTTATAAACAGATCCAGCTTCAATTTAAAGAGGGTACTGTTTCTCTGACGGACGTCATTCAATCTGAAAACAGCCTCCTGGATGCGCAGAGCAACTATTTGACTTCATTAGTACAGTTGCTCAAAGCGGAACTGGAATGGAAAAAGGCCACGGGATCATTAATTCAAAAATAG
- a CDS encoding TetR/AcrR family transcriptional regulator, whose protein sequence is MKCIAEKSEDKIKEAAKRVFLKKGFDGTTSRDIAREADMNIALTNYYFRSKEKLFLEIFRDILGEYFQSTVDILNKKIDVKAKISEMIENDFKMMKEEPDLIIFIMNEIHKEPDRLFPDMSFFHQIRNTYFIQQLEEGVANGTLRPMQLETILPLIKCNVEFIFLGKHIHKKLFNLTEEEFEVHAEAQKEHVKEMICNYLVIG, encoded by the coding sequence GTGAAGTGCATAGCAGAAAAGAGTGAGGATAAGATCAAGGAAGCGGCGAAGCGGGTTTTTCTGAAAAAAGGTTTCGATGGGACCACGTCGCGTGACATTGCGCGGGAGGCCGACATGAACATTGCATTGACCAATTATTATTTCCGTAGTAAGGAGAAGCTTTTTTTAGAGATTTTCAGGGACATCCTGGGAGAGTATTTTCAAAGTACCGTCGATATTCTGAATAAAAAGATTGACGTTAAGGCAAAGATTTCGGAAATGATTGAGAATGATTTCAAGATGATGAAAGAGGAACCGGACCTTATCATTTTTATCATGAATGAGATTCACAAAGAGCCTGACCGCCTTTTTCCTGATATGTCTTTTTTTCATCAGATTCGAAATACCTACTTTATACAACAGTTGGAGGAAGGTGTTGCAAACGGAACACTGAGGCCTATGCAACTCGAAACTATTTTGCCGCTGATTAAGTGTAATGTAGAGTTCATATTTTTGGGAAAGCACATTCACAAAAAGCTTTTCAACCTAACAGAAGAGGAATTTGAAGTTCATGCTGAGGCGCAGAAAGAACACGTTAAAGAAATGATCTGCAATTATTTGGTGATCGGTTAA
- the pta gene encoding phosphate acetyltransferase: MTKTIFIASAEPYAGKSVIALGLVNMLLAKTKKIGFFKPIISQQSPGTRDKHIEAILNHFSLPIAYEDTYAFSRHEVLQQSESENWREMINTIIGKFKKLEEAYDFTVIEGSDFLGEGVAFEFETNAAIAKNLGAPVLTIINGENKSTEQIINSALNVLRNFESREVQVLGIIANRVKPEQVDDVHELLRMQLPEDMMLTVIPWDKNLQSPTMKEIADALDAKVLFGENLLSSQVDHFVTGAMMLPNFLNHIKENVLIITPGDRGDIIIGALQANLSANYPKVAGILLTAGTEPEEPIVRLIEGLQTIVPVISVQKGTFETTTRVGAIHSRISADNKKKITLAIDIFEKYVDMKVLDDKIITFRSEGITPHMFQYQLMKWAKSEKKHIVLPEGNDDRILKAAARLISQNIVNLTLLGNPVEIAASLKRLGLNLDLNAIKIVDPATSENYDSYVETLYALRKYKNVNEEMARDLMTDVSYFGTMMVYKGHADGMVSGAVHTTQHTIRPALQFIKTKPGVSLVSSVFFMCLPERVSVFGDCAVNPNPTAEELAEIAISSAESSKLFGIEPRIAMLSYSSGSSGEGEDVERVREATALVRQKRPDIKIDGPIQYDAAVDPMVGSQKSSNPDVSGRASVFIFPDLNTGNNTYKALQRETGALAIGPMLQGLNKPINDLSRGCTVEDIFNTVIITAIQSQENAGHRH; this comes from the coding sequence ATGACGAAAACGATTTTTATTGCGTCCGCGGAGCCTTATGCCGGTAAATCAGTGATCGCCTTGGGGCTGGTAAATATGCTTCTCGCCAAGACGAAAAAGATCGGTTTTTTCAAGCCTATCATTTCACAGCAGTCGCCCGGAACCCGGGATAAGCACATTGAAGCGATCCTCAACCACTTTTCTCTTCCAATCGCCTATGAGGACACGTACGCTTTCAGCAGACATGAGGTGTTGCAGCAGTCCGAGTCGGAGAATTGGCGGGAAATGATCAATACGATCATTGGCAAGTTCAAAAAGCTGGAAGAAGCTTATGATTTCACGGTTATCGAAGGAAGCGATTTCCTGGGTGAAGGTGTTGCTTTTGAGTTTGAAACCAATGCTGCTATCGCCAAAAACCTGGGCGCGCCGGTTCTGACGATCATTAACGGGGAAAATAAGTCTACCGAGCAGATCATTAATTCCGCACTGAATGTACTCCGTAATTTTGAATCCCGAGAGGTACAGGTGCTGGGCATCATCGCAAACCGTGTGAAACCGGAACAGGTTGATGATGTGCACGAATTGTTGCGCATGCAGTTACCTGAGGATATGATGCTGACGGTGATCCCGTGGGACAAAAACCTGCAAAGTCCAACAATGAAAGAGATCGCCGATGCGCTGGATGCAAAAGTCCTTTTTGGTGAAAACCTTCTTTCCAGCCAGGTAGATCATTTTGTGACCGGCGCGATGATGCTCCCGAATTTCTTAAACCACATCAAAGAGAATGTACTGATCATTACACCAGGTGACCGGGGTGACATCATCATTGGTGCGTTGCAGGCTAACCTGTCTGCCAATTATCCCAAGGTGGCGGGTATCTTACTCACTGCCGGAACGGAGCCAGAGGAGCCCATTGTGCGGTTGATTGAAGGTCTTCAAACCATTGTACCGGTCATCTCAGTGCAAAAAGGAACTTTTGAGACCACGACGCGGGTAGGTGCGATTCATTCAAGGATTTCTGCTGATAACAAGAAGAAGATCACGCTCGCCATCGATATTTTTGAGAAATATGTGGATATGAAAGTGCTTGACGACAAGATCATCACGTTCAGGTCCGAAGGGATTACGCCGCATATGTTCCAGTACCAGCTCATGAAATGGGCAAAAAGCGAGAAGAAGCACATTGTATTGCCCGAAGGTAACGACGACCGGATTTTGAAAGCCGCCGCCCGTTTGATCAGTCAGAACATCGTGAACCTGACGCTGCTCGGAAATCCGGTGGAAATCGCGGCATCACTGAAAAGGCTCGGCTTGAACCTGGACCTCAATGCAATCAAAATCGTGGACCCGGCCACTTCCGAGAACTATGATTCTTATGTGGAGACATTGTATGCGCTTCGGAAATATAAAAATGTGAATGAAGAAATGGCCCGTGACCTCATGACGGACGTTTCGTATTTCGGTACCATGATGGTGTACAAAGGCCATGCGGACGGAATGGTTTCGGGTGCTGTGCATACTACACAGCATACGATCAGGCCGGCATTGCAGTTCATTAAGACCAAGCCTGGCGTTTCTCTGGTTTCCTCCGTATTTTTTATGTGCCTGCCGGAGCGGGTAAGCGTTTTTGGAGATTGCGCCGTTAATCCGAACCCGACAGCAGAGGAACTGGCGGAAATAGCGATCTCTTCTGCGGAAAGCAGCAAGCTGTTTGGCATAGAGCCGAGGATCGCCATGTTATCGTATTCTTCGGGCTCGTCCGGCGAAGGCGAGGACGTGGAAAGGGTGAGAGAAGCCACTGCATTGGTGCGGCAAAAGCGGCCTGACATTAAGATTGACGGGCCAATCCAGTACGATGCCGCGGTGGACCCGATGGTGGGTAGTCAAAAATCGTCAAATCCTGACGTGTCGGGAAGGGCGAGCGTGTTTATTTTCCCGGACCTCAACACGGGTAACAACACTTATAAAGCATTGCAACGTGAAACGGGTGCGTTGGCAATTGGGCCTATGTTACAGGGACTTAATAAGCCAATCAATGATCTGAGCCGTGGCTGTACGGTTGAGGATATTTTCAATACGGTCATCATTACGGCCATTCAATCGCAGGAGAACGCGGGGCACCGACACTAA
- a CDS encoding FAD:protein FMN transferase — MNTILRSLKVAALFCLFSIHSDGQEMRYSFEKGMMGSPFKLVFYATGDSLANLAAKRAFERIEKLNEILSDYRDGSEINLLSAQSGSGKWVPVSKDLFDILAVSQDISKKTGGAFDATLGPVVQMWRHATRKGIFPPQEEIHEALQKTGYTKMQLDRAKQSVLLIQKGMRLDIGGLGKGYAAEEAIKVLKNMGITSAMMDAGGKIVLTNPPPGTKGWNITISNGSDSLKTMALSNVALATSGPTYRFMEYKGVKYSHIVDPQTGIGLLFHVRTTVISPDGTVADALATAFSVAGIDKSKAYLKHFPGSRVWLVEKQDEHIADWNMLE; from the coding sequence ATGAATACTATTTTAAGGTCCCTGAAAGTTGCTGCGCTGTTTTGCCTGTTTTCCATTCATTCTGATGGCCAGGAAATGCGTTATAGCTTTGAAAAGGGAATGATGGGCTCTCCTTTCAAACTGGTTTTTTACGCCACCGGTGACTCACTGGCCAACCTTGCTGCCAAGCGTGCATTTGAAAGAATTGAAAAACTAAATGAAATTTTGAGTGACTACCGCGACGGTAGCGAAATAAACTTGCTATCGGCTCAGTCTGGTAGCGGAAAATGGGTTCCGGTAAGTAAAGATTTATTTGACATACTTGCTGTTTCACAGGATATTAGCAAAAAAACAGGTGGTGCATTTGATGCTACATTAGGGCCGGTCGTTCAAATGTGGAGACATGCCACCCGCAAAGGGATTTTCCCTCCCCAAGAAGAGATCCATGAAGCTTTACAAAAGACAGGATATACCAAAATGCAACTGGATCGTGCCAAGCAAAGTGTTTTGCTGATCCAAAAAGGCATGCGACTGGATATTGGCGGATTAGGAAAAGGATATGCTGCCGAAGAAGCCATAAAAGTGTTGAAAAACATGGGCATTACTTCCGCCATGATGGATGCAGGTGGAAAAATAGTCCTCACCAACCCGCCTCCGGGTACCAAAGGCTGGAATATTACGATTTCCAATGGCAGCGATTCCCTCAAAACCATGGCGCTTTCAAATGTGGCCCTCGCTACTTCCGGCCCCACTTACCGATTTATGGAATACAAAGGCGTGAAATATTCACATATTGTTGATCCACAGACAGGTATAGGGCTGCTATTCCATGTTCGGACTACGGTGATTTCACCCGACGGCACAGTTGCCGATGCTTTGGCGACTGCATTCAGCGTGGCAGGAATCGATAAAAGTAAGGCCTACCTGAAACATTTCCCCGGAAGCCGCGTGTGGCTGGTGGAAAAGCAGGACGAGCACATTGCCGACTGGAATATGCTTGAATAA
- a CDS encoding amidase, with product MKRRTFIRLGSAAGLSSIIIPFSQSNSKADAAGTGSTATGPDLSEMSVAELQRKMKSGVLTSQGITSFYLDQIAKLDKKGPKLNAVIEINPDALSIAEAMDRERKAGKTRGPMHGIPILIKDNIDTADKMQTTAGSLALAGNVAGNDAFVVKKLREAGAVILGKTNLSEWANFRSTRASSGWSSRGGQTKNPYILDRSPCGSSSGSGVAVAANLCAVAVGTETNGSIACPASMNGVVGIKPTVGLVSRSGIIPISKTQDTAGPFGRTVADVAALLGAMTGNDPADPARHIATSPIPVDYTKFLDSAALKGKRIGVEKSMLKVHEGIDSLLAKAIAQMKAAGAVIVEVEYMKTQALDGAESALLQIEFKDGVNNYLSHSNAKIKSLEGLIAFNKANEAKTMPYFKQELFETSQAKGDLNTKAYKDALSKITGVADSLNKKFEDDKLDALCGPATGASWCIDLVNGDFWTGYGAYGPAAISGFPSITLPMGKVDELPVGISFLGKAYDEPGLIGIAYAYEQVSKNRAAPKFIETVGKK from the coding sequence ATGAAAAGAAGAACTTTTATCCGGTTAGGCTCAGCCGCAGGTTTATCATCCATCATCATTCCATTCAGTCAATCTAATTCAAAAGCCGATGCAGCAGGTACCGGTTCAACAGCCACCGGGCCCGATTTATCGGAAATGAGCGTGGCTGAGCTGCAGAGAAAAATGAAAAGCGGAGTGCTGACTTCTCAGGGCATTACCAGCTTCTATCTCGATCAAATCGCCAAACTGGATAAGAAGGGGCCGAAACTGAATGCTGTTATCGAGATAAACCCGGACGCATTGAGCATCGCCGAGGCAATGGACAGGGAGCGAAAAGCAGGAAAAACGAGAGGCCCGATGCACGGCATCCCTATTTTGATCAAAGACAATATTGATACCGCTGATAAAATGCAGACTACCGCCGGTTCACTTGCGTTGGCTGGCAATGTTGCGGGTAATGACGCATTTGTTGTAAAAAAACTCAGAGAGGCCGGAGCAGTAATACTTGGTAAGACCAATTTGAGCGAATGGGCCAACTTCCGTTCCACGCGGGCGTCGAGCGGATGGAGCAGTCGCGGAGGTCAAACGAAGAATCCCTATATACTAGACCGTTCACCCTGCGGTTCCAGTTCGGGATCAGGCGTGGCCGTAGCTGCCAACCTCTGTGCAGTAGCTGTGGGGACCGAAACCAATGGCTCCATTGCCTGCCCCGCGTCGATGAATGGCGTGGTGGGAATTAAGCCTACGGTCGGACTGGTGAGCAGGTCCGGTATCATTCCAATTTCCAAAACACAGGATACGGCGGGTCCATTTGGACGAACTGTCGCAGATGTAGCAGCTTTGCTCGGCGCTATGACTGGCAATGATCCGGCTGATCCGGCAAGACACATTGCTACCTCCCCGATACCTGTTGACTATACCAAATTCCTCGATTCCGCGGCATTGAAAGGCAAAAGGATCGGAGTAGAAAAAAGCATGTTGAAAGTCCACGAAGGTATCGATTCACTTTTGGCCAAGGCAATAGCCCAAATGAAAGCAGCTGGGGCGGTGATCGTGGAAGTGGAATATATGAAAACCCAGGCGCTGGATGGCGCTGAATCAGCATTGCTGCAAATTGAGTTCAAGGACGGCGTGAATAACTATCTGTCACATTCCAATGCAAAGATCAAATCATTGGAAGGCCTGATTGCATTCAACAAAGCAAATGAAGCCAAAACAATGCCTTACTTCAAGCAGGAATTGTTTGAAACTTCGCAAGCAAAAGGAGATTTGAATACCAAAGCATATAAGGATGCATTGAGCAAAATAACCGGTGTCGCCGACTCGCTCAACAAGAAGTTTGAAGACGATAAACTCGATGCGCTCTGCGGCCCTGCCACGGGAGCTTCCTGGTGTATTGACCTCGTTAATGGCGATTTTTGGACGGGATATGGCGCATATGGGCCAGCTGCTATCTCCGGCTTTCCTTCCATTACCCTCCCGATGGGCAAGGTGGATGAGCTCCCTGTCGGCATATCGTTCCTCGGAAAGGCTTACGACGAGCCCGGACTGATCGGCATTGCTTATGCTTACGAGCAGGTTTCCAAAAATCGGGCTGCCCCGAAATTCATTGAGACCGTCGGCAAAAAGTAA